In Primulina huaijiensis isolate GDHJ02 chromosome 4, ASM1229523v2, whole genome shotgun sequence, a genomic segment contains:
- the LOC140975363 gene encoding transcription termination factor MTEF1, chloroplastic, whose protein sequence is MPAAALSSSLCFSSPKSASCSEQQSKLLTAKPKTLLCDHPLYHSTHAHISLQFKEKVLCLEILGVNSGRALAQNPSLRLASLHSIHDIVTFLQSKGIHLKDLGRIFGMCPKILTSDIKSELNPVFHFLSFNLKVPDQNFRKVINKCPRLLISSVRDQLKPALFYLHRLGFKDLHALAYQDSILLVSSVERTLIPKLNYLTSLGFSKSDAVDMVLRCPSLFTFSVEGNFKPKFEYFAKEMKGSLEELRRFPQYFAFSLDNRIKPRNTEIVKRGVEVPLPLMLKATDEEFSELLISQGSA, encoded by the coding sequence ATGCCGGCGGCGGCCTTGagctcatctctctgcttctcTTCCCCCAAATCGGCCTCATGTTCGGAACAGCAGAGCAAACTTTTAACTGCCAAACCCAAAACACTCCTATGTGACCACCCACTCTACCATTCAACCCATGCACACATTTCCCTCCAATTCAAAGAAAAAGTCCTTTGCCTGGAAATCTTGGGCGTCAACTCGGGCCGTGCCCTGGCCCAGAATCCGTCTCTCCGCTTAGCTTCACTCCATTCAATCCACGACATAGTCACCTTCCTCCAATCCAAAGGCATCCATCTCAAAGATCTAGGCAGAATATTTGGCATGTGCCCCAAGATTCTGACTTCAGACATAAAATCTGAACTCAACCCAGTATTTCATTTCTTATCCTTTAATCTAAAAGTCCCTGATCAGAATTTTCGAAAGGTGATCAACAAATGCCCAAGGCTCTTGATTTCCAGCGTGAGAGATCAGTTGAAGCCAGCTCTATTCTATCTTCACAGACTTGGATTCAAGGATTTACACGCTTTGGCTTATCAGGACTCAATTTTGCTGGTCTCCAGTGTCGAAAGAACTCTGATTCCGAAGCTGAATTATCTAACTAGCTTGGGGTTTTCGAAATCTGATGCGGTGGACATGGTCTTGAGATGTCCGAGTCTGTTCACATTCAGCGTTGAGGGTAACTTCAAGCCGAAATTTGAGTACTTCGCGAAGGAAATGAAGGGGAGTCTGGAGGAACTGAGGAGATTTCCCCAGTATTTTGCGTTTAGTTTGGACAATAGGATAAAGCCTCGGAACACAGAGATTGTAAAGAGAGGTGTCGAGGTTCCACTGCCATTGATGTTGAAGGCTACTGATGAGGAGTTCAGTGAATTGCTCATAAGTCAAGGGAGTGCATAA
- the LOC140975365 gene encoding SNF1-related protein kinase regulatory subunit gamma-1-like, with product MAQAQESKREGNVQSCDEYFETIQSRKKLSPTLQESLTYAFAHIPVSSFPQVPGGKVIEIVADSTVLDAVKILSESNILSAPVVNPDAKNSKDWRERYLGIVDYSAIVLWVLQSAEIAAAALAASSAAAAGIGTGAAGGLGALAFGATGPLAVAGLTAAAVGAAVAGGMAADKGMGKDAPTAANKLGEDFYNVLLNEEPFKSSTVSSILKSYRWAPFVPVATDSSMLSVLLLLSKYRLRNVPVIEMGSPTVKNFITQSAVIHGLQECKGRDWFDGITCHPISALGLPFMSSDQVVSVQSEDLILEAFKKMKDKQIGGLPVVEGPNRKIIGNVSIRDIRFLLLRPELFASFRELTAKDFITTIASATDNIGKTLTPITCKPDSTLGSVIDTLATMAVYRIYVVSGLDNEVIGVITLRDVISCFITEPPNFFDDYFGFAAKEILNK from the exons ATGGCTCAAGCACAAGAATCTAAGCGTGAGGGTAATGTTCAGAGCTGCGATGAGTACTTTGAGACGATACAAAGCAGAAAGAAATTGTCTCCTACATTGCAGGAGTCTCTGACATACGCGTTTGCGCATATTCCGGTTTCGTCGTTCCCCCAAGTTCCCGGAGGCAAAG TTATTGAGATTGTAGCAGACAGTACGGTTCTTGATGCTGTCAAAATACTGTCGGAATCCAACATTTTGTCGGCCCCCGTAGTGAATCCTGATGCCAAAAACAGCAAGGATTGGAGGGAAAGGTATCTGGGAATCGTGGATTACTCGGCCATCGTTCTTTGGGTGCTACAGAGTGCAGAAATTGCTGCCGCTGCCCTGGCTGCTAGCTCGGCAGCTGCTGCAGGGATTGGTACCGGTGCTGCTGGTGGTCTTGGAGCACTGGCATTTGGGGCGACGGGTCCTCTTGCCGTTGCTGGGTTGACTGCAGCTGCCGTTGGTGCGGCCGTGGCGGGAGGTATGGCTGCAGATAAAGGAATGGGAAAAGATGCACCGACGGCAGCAAATAAGCTAGGAGAAGATTTTTACAATGTTCTACTTAACGAAGAGCCTTTCAAGTCGAGCACG GTGAGTTCGATCTTGAAATCCTATCGATGGGCGCCTTTTGTTCCTGTGGCAACAGACAGTTCAATGTTGAGTGTCTTGCTGTTGCTTTCAAAATATAGGCTTCGGAACGTACCTGTTATTGAAATGGGCAGCCCGACTGTCAAGAACTTCATAACTCAATCGGCTGTTATACATGGTCTCCAAGAATGCAAAGGCAGGGACTGGTTCGACGGCATCACTTGTCATCCTATATCCGCTTTGGGACTTCCTTTCATGTCTTCAGATCAG GTTGTAAGTGTGCAAAGCGAGGACTTAATCCTAGAAGCATTCAAGAAAATGAAAGATAAACAGATTGGAGGTCTTCCAGTTGTTGAGGGACCGAACAGGAAAATCATTGGCAATGTTAGCATCAGAGATATTCGATTCTTGTTACTCAGACCCGAGCTGTTCGCAAGTTTCCG GGAGCTCACTGCCAAGGACTTCATCACTACTATTGCGTCGGCGACCGACAACATTGGGAAGACTCTGACACCAATAACATGCAAGCCCGATTCAACGCTTGGTTCTGTAATAGACACACTCGCAACCATGGCAGTTTATAGAATCTACGTCGTTTCAGGCCTTGACAATGAAGTTATCGGGGTAATTACGCTGAGAGATGTTATTTCGTGTTTTATCACAGAACCTCCAAACTTCTTCGATGATTACTTTGGATTTGCTGCTAAAGAAATATTGAACAAGTGA